The Paenibacillus dendritiformis region TGACGCATGGCATCGCCGATTACGTCGGCTCAATTGAAGTCGGGAAAATGGCTGACCTGGTGATGTGGAATCCGGCCTTTTTCGGGGTAAAGCCGGATCTTGTGTTGAAGAACGGCTTCGTAGTCATGAGCTTGATGGGGGACGCCAACGCATCGATTCCGACGCCGCAGCCGTACAATTACCGCCCGATGTATGCCGCGGTAGGCAAGGCGGTTGGCCGCAGTGCGGTTACTTTTATGTCCCAGGCAGCCCTTGACGAGGATGTGCCCGGGAAGCTGGGCCTGAACAAGCTTGTCTTGCCGGTGCGCGGCATTCGCCGCATCACGAAGCGGGACATGGCCTTGAACGGAGAGACGCCGGACATTTTCGTCGATCCGCAGACCTATGAGGTGCGGGTGAATGGAGAGCTGCTGACTTGCGAGCCGGTGGATGTCGTGCCGATGGCGCAGCGGTATTTCCTGTTCTGATTCCATAATGATGATGAGGTGACTCTATGATTATCGAACAAATCGCCGGACGTTTGGCTGAATTGAGCCCCGAGGAGCGGGGAGGCCGTCATATGGAAAAAGTATTTATGGCGAGCGAAGACATGTTGAAGACGATTCAGCGGGTGACGACGGATCACGGCAACGAGATTGGCATCCGGCTTGCGCAGCGGACCGAGCTCAAGGACGGCGACATTCTGTATATGGATGACAAAAATATGATCGTGATCGAAGTGATGCCGGATGATGTGCTTGTCATTCAGCCGCGATCGATCCGGGAGATGGGCGAGATCGCCCATAAGCTGGGGAACCGCCATTTGCCGGCGCAGTTCGAGGGAGACGCGATGGTCGTCCAGTACGATTATCTGGTGGAGGATCAGCTGACCCAGGACGGAATTCCCTTTGCCCGCGAGAACAAGAAAATGAAGCAAGCGTTTCGCCATGTCGGACATAAGCACTAGCTCGCTGCTCACGCTGCTGCAGTGGTGCGATTCGAACTTCCCGTCGGGCGCGTTCAATCATTCGTTCGGCCTCGAGACGTATATGCAGGCCGGCCAGGTGACAGGCAAGGCGTCGTTCAAGCTCTGGCTGGAGGCGTATGTGCTCGAGCAGTTGGTGTACAACGATCTGCTTGCTTGCCGCCTTGCCTATGAAGCGCTGGAGGCGAACGCGCTAGAGGAGATCTGGCGCCTGGATCGGCTGATGACGATCCAGTGCATTCCGCGAGAGACGCGGGAAGGCATGCGCCGCATCGGAGAGAGAATGGTGAAGCTGGCAACCGAGCTGTACGACTCGCCAGCCCTGGCGCAATACAGCAAGCGGCTGAACGCAAAGGAATCGTTCGGGCATCCGGCGATAGCATTTGCCATGATGGCATTCCACGTCGGCGTCGAGAAGGGAACCGCCGTGCTGTCCTGTCTGTACTCGTCCGTATCCGGAATGGTCCAGAACGGGGTGCGGGCGATTCCGCTTGGCCAGACGGACGGGCAGAAGCTGCTCCGCGAGCTGCAGCCGCTGCTCGAGGAGGCCGCGCATCAGGTGCAGATGCTGACGATCGACGACCTGGGCGTCATCGCGCCCGGTCTGGAGTGTTCCCAGATGAGGCATGAGCAGCTTCATATTCGGCTGTTCATGTCCTGATGGGTGCCGGGCAGCTGAACAAATTGACCTAAGGAAGTGATGCAAGATGAGTCTTATCAAAATCGGCGTAGGCGGCCCTGTCGGTGCAGGCAAAACGATGCTGGTCGAAAAGATCACCCGCAGAATGCACGGAAAATGCAGCATGGCCGTCATCACGAATGATATTTATACGAAGGAAGACGCGAAGATTCTGATGCGCACCGGCGTTCTGCCGGAGGACCGCATTATCGGGGTGGAGACGGGCGGCTGCCCGCATACCGCGATTCGGGAGGATGCATCGATGAATTTCGCGGCGATCGATGAACTGTTGTCCCGCCATCCGGACCTGGAGATCATCTTCGTGGAGAGCGGCGGCGATAATCTGGCCGCGACGTTCAGCCCCGAGCTCGTCGACTTCTCCATCTATATTATTGACGTGGCCCAAGGGGAGAAGATTCCGCGCAAAGGCGGACAAGGCATGATTAAATCCGATTTGTTCATTATTAACAAGACGGACCTGGCTCCTTATGTCGGCGCGGATCTGAAGGTGATGGAGGCGGACACGCTGACGTTCCGCGGCAATAAGCCGTATTTTTTCACGAATCTGAAGGATGAGCAGGGGCTCGATGAAGTCGTCGCCTGGATTGAAAAACATGCCCTGCTGTCCGGCTTGGAGTAAGATGGCGTCCTGGACAGGCCAGCTGGAGCTGAAGATTGAACATCGGGGCGACCGTTCTGCCGCTTCCCGCCAATATCACCAGGGGGCCTACAAAATCGCCCGCCCCATCTACCCAGATCGAAGCGGGCAGGTGCATTATTACGTCATGAACCCGGGCGGCGGATACGTCGGCGGCGACCGGTACCGGATGGAACTGGAGCTCGGGGAAGGAGCGTCCTCATTGATGACGACGCAGTCTTCCACCAAAATCTATCGCACGCCGAAGGAGCCGGTGTTCCAATTGACGCGCATCGCGCTGGAGGCAGGCAGCTATCTGGAGTGGCTGCCCGATTCGGTCATTGCCTACCGGGACTCCCGGTATCGACAGCAGACCGATATCCGGATGCACAGCAGCGCGGCACTAATTCTAGGAGAAATCGTAACCCCGGGCTGGTCCCCGGACGGAGAGCATTTCTCGTACGATGAGATTACGTTGAAGACGATGATTGAGATGGACGGGGTGCCCGTACTGTTCGATCATCTGAGGCTTCGTCCCGGCGAGCAGCCGATTCACGGACTTGGCCGAATGGATGGGCATACCCATATCGGATCTCTGTACGTCGTCGGTCCGCTTGCGACCCGCGCGTTCATCGAGGAGCTGGCGGAGAAGCTCGATCTGAACCGGATGGAAGGCTGTATCGGGCTGTCGGAGCTCATTATTCCCGGCTTCGGCGTCCGCATGCTGGGCAATTCGACACAGGCTATCGAGACGCTGTTCGGACGAATCGCCAATGCGGTGCGGGAGAGCTGGTTCGGTTGGGGGCCGATTTCTCTGCGCAAATATTGATTCCTATTCCAGGCTGTTCCATGTACAATGTACAGAGGAGCAGCCTTCTTCGTGTCGAGATAACCCGTCGGGTCAGGTGATTCTCTTCACATGGAAAGGATACATAGAGAAAGGTGGTACTGCTTCCATGAAGCCATTGATCTGTACATCATGCCAGAAACCGTTGAATGCGTCGCAATGGAGCAGCGACGGAAAATATAAGTCTTGTCCGAGCTGCAGCACGCGCAACGGAACGGAACACGTATTTTTCCCATATCCCGACAGCTTCGGCACGACGCCAAAACGGGCTACGGCCGCCCACCCCGAGGGGCCGCAGAGCCACTGCACAAGCTGCCGCGGCACCGGGTCTTCCGCGGGCGAGCCGATTCTGTGCAGCGCCGTTGAGCGCTAGGGTGGTTCAAGCCCGCCGGGCGAGTGACCGGCACTGCTGCCGCCGCCATCGGCGTTGCTCCTTTTGGCCTTCTGCAACTGGATTCCTGCTCCGGTCCGCATGCAGAAGGCCGTCCAGGCGGGGGAGTTCTCTGTTCCGCGCCCCCATGCAATCTCCTCATCTCCCCGTCCTTTCCGCCAGCAAAAATTGTGGGTATCCATTTTCTATTCAAGTGTATGATTTGGTGTGCCTCCTCCCTTGAATTGGGGTCTTAAGGAGGAGGAAAATGAAATGATAAATTGGGACATACTTGAAAATACAATAAAAGGAGACCGGAAATTGAGAAATTATATTATTTTCGGAGCAAGCAAAGGACTTGGAGATGCGTTCGTTAAGGGAGTACCTGAACGCGGGGACCAAGTATGGATTGTATCTCGAAGCAGGCCGGACAGCATGGATTTGGTTGACGGCGTTCAAAGACACTGGATTTCAGCGGACTTATCACAGCCGGATGCGAGCAGGATTGTGGCAGAGGCATTGCGGGGCGAGACGATAGATATACTTATATATAATGTTGGCATATGGGAAAAAGAAGGCTTCGAGGATCACTATAGCTTCGATCGGGATGAGCCGGCTGATATCGCCAATATTATTCAAGTCAATATAACCTCGACGATCATATGCATTCAAGCGCTGCTGCCGCATCTTAGACGGTCGCAAGCCGGCAAAATTATTGTTATCGGGTCGACTGCCGGCCTGGATCATACCAATAATCCTCAGGTATCCTTTGTCGCCTCCAAATTCGGCTTGCGCGGCATAACCCATGCCTTGCGGGAACATGTTCGTAAAGACGGCATTGCCGTCACATGCATCAATCCGGGGGAGCTTGCCACGGAAATCCCCTATGAAGAAGGCGTCGAAAAGGCGATTGCCGAATACGATGGCACACGGATTCCGGTCCAAGACATCGTTGCTTTAGTAAAGTGTATCGTAAGTCTGTCCAAAGTGGCTTGCATCAAAGAAATTCACGTTCCCGCCATGACTGATTTGAACGCTTGACATCATAGGCGTGGCGTGCACCGGATCAGCGGCGCATATGAACAATAAGGAAGGGGGAAGACGATGATTGTGCATATGACGACGTTCTATGTCAAGCCGGGAACGGCGAACGACTTCGAGAGCAGCTTTCGCGAGGCGTCGGCGATTTTGTCGGAGCGGCCGGGATATCTGAAGCACGAGCTTCATAAATGTGTGGAGGTTGAGGATAAGTACATTATGATCGTCCAGTGGAATTCGTTCAAGGATCATATGCCTGGCTTTACGGCATCGGAATCCTACCTCGAGTGGAGCATTCTCCTGCAGCCCTTTTTTGAGCGTCCTCCCGTCTCGGAGCATTATGTCGGTATTAGAGTGAAATGAGTCGGCCGGACGACGGATGCGACATAAGATCGTGCGCTGCGGAGACTATGGATGCCACTGCGGCGATGATTAACGGCAGGCTTGTTCCCGGCTGAGCGACGGGGAGAGGCCTGTTTGTTATTCAAAGGCGATTCCGGCGTTGACAACTGGAGCGGCATCGGTTATATTCGAATTGTTTAATCGCTTTAACTTTGTAGGATGAGCCATCTTTTTATGGAGGAAGGGAGTTGATGCGGAGAAGGCATAGGATGTTGCGAAGATGAACGGTCATCAGGCAGTGGTCTTCATTTAACTTTGTAATCGCTTTCTTCGAGCTTGGAAATGTTCCGTGAGGCGAGCAAGCCGAACACGCGTTGGAGGAGAGCTTCTGTACATAATAGATTGCATCAATTACGAGGTTACGGATATGTATTCGCCTTGCTCCCGCATGGAATCGCAAGTCAATTCGATATGGAATGAGGGGAAGAGCATGCAGACGAGATTAAGGAGGCCAGGCAGCGCGTTGAAACGGACGATGGCGCTGCTTGTGGCCTGTTGTATGATGCTGCCGGTCCAATTATGGGGGACGGCGGCTGCCGGCGCAAAGTCGGAGGTTCAGAAGGCAGGCGGACCGCAGCGGCCGTTCCCGCAGCATGCCGCTTATGCGAGCGGCACGATTAAGCCGAACCATGTATCGCAGGCGGCGATGGATAAGGAAGTGGGGCTGCTGTATGACGAATGGAAGAAGAAGTACCTCAAGCAAAATAAATACGCGGCCGATCAATATTATGTCTGGTATAACGACGGCGGATGGAACGGAGAGGCGATCACCGTCTCCGAAGCGCACGGGTATGGCATGATGATTACCGCTTTGATGGCGGGGCATGACCCTGATGCGAAGAAGCTGTTCGACGGCATGTATCGTTACTTCCGCGCCCATCCGAGCGAGATCAATAAGGACCTGATGGCATGGCAGCAGTCCGATACGAATGGCGCGATTATCGATTCGAACGGAGCGAATTCCGCGACTGACGGGGATATGGATATTGCGTATGCGCTGCTGCTGGCCGACAAGCAATGGGGCAGTAATGGGGCGATCAATTATTTGGCCGAGGGGAAAAAGATCATCAACGCGATCATGAAGAGCGAGGTGCATCCGACGGAATATCATCTGCAGTTGGGTGATTGGGTGCAGGCCTACGACAGCGATCCGGATTATAAGCGGGCGACCCGGCCATCGGACTTCATGCTGCAGCATATGAAGGAGTTCCAGGCGGCGACAGGGGATGCGCGCTGGGGCAAGGTCGTTGACAATACGTACGGCATTATTCAACAAGTATACAAGAACTTCAGCCCGAAGACGGGGCTGCTGCCGGACTTCCTGTACAAGGACGAGACAGACGGGCAGTTCAAGCCGGTCAGCTATCGGAAGTGGAATACCGATGACGGCTATTTCCTCGAATCCGAGCTGGACGGAGAGTATAATTACAACTCCTGCCGGACGCCATGGCGCATCGCCACCGATTATATGGTGACGGGGGATAAGCGGGCTACGGCCCAGCTCTCCGCGCTGAATGCGTTCATTCGGAGCAACCATGATACGCCGGGGAGCATCTGGTCCGGCTACAAGCTGGACGGATCGGAGCGGCTGAGCGAATGGAACGGCGGTCTCGACTTCACGGCGCCATTCATGGTCAGTGCGATGATCGACGCTTCGAATCAGCAATGGCTGAATGATCTGTGGGATTATCACACCGATGCGGCCAACCCGACGGCCCAGGAATGGAAATATTATTACGGCAACACGATCCGCCTGCTGAGCATGATCGTCGTGTCCGGCAACTGGTGGTCCCCAAGCGCGACGGCAGCCGGGGCGGCAGCGTCCTGAACGAAGCCTGAAACGTAGCTGGCGCTCCGCAAGCCTGCAGAGCAAGCCATCGCAGAAGCCCAACCGGTTCGTTCTTCAGAGAATGGAGCGTCAGGTTGGGCTTGTTCCATGCGCCGACTGGGTCAAGGCGAAGGGCGGGTGGCGCGCCTGCAATAGTTTTCCTTCATTAGGCGTAGTAATTGGGACGGGTTGTTCAGTATAATGGAGGGGTAAGACTACCTTCTGAAAGGTTGTGTAATAGCATGACATTTAGCGAGTATCGTTACGAGCGACCCGATATCGCAGCGATCGGCAAGCAGTTCAAGGAGCATCTGCAGGCATTCAATGCGGCGGAGAGCTTTGAAGAACAGGATCGGGCCATGGAGGCCATCAACAAGCTGCGCAGCGTGTTCGATACCCAGAGTCAGCTCGTCTCCATCCGCCACTCCATCGACACGAATGATGAGTTCTACAAGGCGGAGCAGGATTATATGGACGAGATCACGCCGATGTTCCAGGAATACATAACAGATTACTACAAGGCATTGATCGGCTCGAAATTCCGGGCCGAGCTGGAACAGAAATGGGGCAGCCAATTGTTCCAATTGGCGGAGCTGTCGGTGAAGACGTTCCATCCGGACATCATTGAAGATCTGCAGCAGGAGAACAAGCTGGCGACAGAATATAACAAGCTGATCGCATCGGCCAAGATTCCATTCGAGGGCGAGGAGCGCACGCTGGCGCAGTTGATGCCGTTCGAGCAGTCGCCGGATCGGGACATGAGACGGCGCGCGTCCACAGCGCGTTATCAGTTCATGGCAGAGCATGAGGCGGAGTTCGACCGGATCTATGACGAGCTGGTCAAGGTGCGCACGAAGATGGCGAGAAAGCTGGGCTTCTCCAACTTCGTGGAGCTTGGTTATGCGCGGATGTGCCGCACCGATTATAACGCCGAGATGGTCGCTAACTTCCGCAAGCAGGTGCTGGATGAGATCGTGCCGATAGCGACCAAGCTGCGTGAGCGCCAACGCAACCGGATCGGCGTCGACACGCTTCACTTCTATGACGAAAGCCTCAGCTTCAAGACGGGGAATGCGACGCCGAAGGGCGATCCGGACTGGATTATCGCGAACGGCAAGAAGATGTATGCGGAATTGTCGCCGGAGATGAACGAATTCTTCACGTTCATGATTGACAACGGACTGATGGATCTGGTCAGCAAAAAGGGCAAGCAGAGCGGAGGCTACTGCACCTATTTGAGCGAATACGGGGCGCCGTTCATTTTCTCCAACTTCAATGGCACTTCGGGCGACATTGATGTGTTGACTCACGAAGCCGGGCATGCGTTCCAAGTCTATGAGAGCAGACATTTAAAAGTACCGGAATACCATTTCCCAACATTTGAAGCGGCCGAGATTCATTCCATGAGCATGGAGTTCTTCACATGGCCGTGGATGAACCTGTTCTTCGAAGAGGAGACGGAGAAGTATAAATTCGATCATTTGTCATCGGGACTGCTCTTCCTGCCGTACGGCGTATCGGTCGATGAGTTCCAGCATTTCGTCTACGCCAATCCGGACGCGACGCCGGCGGAGCGCAAGGCGGCTTGGCGCGATATTGAGCGCAAATATTTGCCTCACCGCAATTACGAAGGCATCGATTACTTGGAGCGCGGCGGATTCTGGCATAAGCAAGGTCATATTTTCCAGATGCCGTTCTACTATATTGATTACACGCTGGCCCAAATCTGCGCCTTCCAGTTCTGGAAGCGCATGAATGAAGATTACAAGGCGGCATGGGCCGATTATTTGAAGTTATGCCAAACTGGCGGCAGCCAGTCCTTCACTGAACTCGTCGCCGTAGCCGGCCTTATCTCACCGTTCGAGGACGGATGCGTGGCTTCGGTCATCGGCGTTATCGAGCAATGGCTGAACGAAGTGGATGATACGAAGCTGTAAGCCCGGGACAATGAAAGATCCGCGGGTACGGAAGACCACATGTGCGAAGGGCGCATGTGGTCTTTGCATGTTATAGGAGGGGAGCAGTTGGAACTGCCGCAATGGTGTCGATTTGAACAATGGTATATAATGTGATCGATTCTTAGTGCAGATAAGGCGATTGCAGGGAGGTCGTGAAATGAAGATCGAGCCGATAGGCACCGTTCATTCCGCTGTGAAGGAAGGGGTAGATGAGAACTGGGGGCAAGTTGTTTCCGAGATTCATCTGCTTCCGGAATATGCGGATGGGCTCATTGGACTGCGGGAATTTTCCCATATCCTTGTCGTATATTATATGGATCGATCCACCTTCGATGCCGCCGGCGATCTGGTCCGCAGACCGCAGGGCCGATCCAATATGCCGGACATCGGCATTTTTGCGCAGCGGGCGAAGCACCGGCCGAATCCGATTGGCATTACGTGCGCGAAGCTGGTTGACATTGAAGGAGCGGTCATCCGGGTGCAGGGGCTAGACGCGATAGACCATACGCCGGTGCTTGATGTGAAGCCGCATTTCCCGGTCTTTGACTCGCCCGCGAATCCGCAGGTGCCCGCCTGGGTGAATAAGCTGATGGCGAAATATTTTTGATGAGAGATGTATGTATTTATCCTTAATGTTCGTTCGGAGTGATGCCGTTGACGTATACGCTAGTGATTGTGTTTATACTTACTTTGATTATTCATGCGTCCGAGACGCTATCCTACTCTATCCGCTTCGCGGGCGTCCGGATCGGCAAGCTCGCGGTGGCGTTGTCCCTGACCGGTATCGTCGTGCTCGTGGCGCGCACGGCCAACCTGATTCAAGCGCCGTTCACCGCCAATTTCATTGATTACGCCAATCACCATCCGGAGTTCGATCCGCTGCCCTACCTGCGGTTCACGCTGGTGGCGGCTTCGGCCGGGACGCTGCTCGCGATCGCGGTGTTCCCGACCTTCGTACAGCTGTTCACGCGGATTATCGCTCGTCTGGAGGTGGCAGGCTCGATCCCCAAGCTGCTGGCCGGGGTTACGATCGGACAGTTGAAGCGGACGAAGAGCTACATCCGCAGACCGACCTGGTCTATGCTGGTCAGTCTCCGGTATAAGGGGATTCCGAAGCGGTTCATCCTGTTGAATATCGCGGTCACTGCGATCTATACGGTGGGCGTGCTCGCGTCGCTGTATGCCGCCTATCTCGTTCCGGAGTTCAGCACGACCGCTTCCCAATCATCGGGACTTATTAACGGGATGGCGACCATCTTGCTGACCATTTTCATCGATCCGCAGCTGGGACTGATTACGGATAAGGCGCTCCAGCATCCCGAAGAGCGCGGCCGGCTGGGCCGAATCTATGCCGTGCTGATGTTTTCACGCTTCTTCGGCACCTTGCTCGCCCAGCTGCTGCTGGTCCCGGCAGCCTATTGGATCGCTTCTATCGTCCGGCTCATCAGTTAAGATCGAGACAAGAGCTGCGTAATTTTTCCAAGGAAAAGTTTTATTGTAATGCAGGAAACGAAAGGCAGTCTCCTGCGTATGACATGATGACAGGCAACCCGCCGCGTCACTTCGCTAACAAAAGGGGATACATATACATGTTAAGCATTCTGGGATATTCATCCGAAGACCGGATTCTGATTATACAGGCAGACGACCTGGGCCGATCTGCCGAAGCGAACGAGGCTGCGTTCGAGCTGCTGGAGAGCGGAGCAGCGACTTCCGCCTCGCTGATCACCGTCGCCGAGCACAGTCTGGCTGCCGCAAAACGGGCCGCAGCCGGGCAAGCTGCATCGATTGGCATTCATTTGACACTGACGGGAGGCTACCGGCCGCGCTCGGCGCCGGATCGGGTTCCGACGCTGCTGGACCACGGCCGATTCCTGGATAGTGTGTCGCAGCTGGAGAAGCAGGCCGACCCGTACGAGGTTCGGCATGAACTGGCCAATCAGATCGAGTGGGCCTTGAAGCAAGGGCTTCAGCCGACCCATCTTGACAGTCACCAAGGCAGCGTGTTGGGGCTGTTCACCGGCAATGACTTCCTCGATGTCGTATTCGATCTGTGCGACACGTATAACCTGCCTTTTTTGCTGCCGCGCAACATTGTGCAGCAGTCCTTCCTGACTCAGGACCAACGGAGAAGGTTCGAATATATGATTCACGAGGCTGGGGAGCGGAACATTGCGCTGATCAATGATCTGCTGCCTGACGCTTACGGGCTGGAGGAGGCAGAGACCTATGAGAGCTACCGCGAGGGCATTGTGCGTGCCTTGGCGGAGCTGAGGC contains the following coding sequences:
- a CDS encoding M3 family oligoendopeptidase gives rise to the protein MTFSEYRYERPDIAAIGKQFKEHLQAFNAAESFEEQDRAMEAINKLRSVFDTQSQLVSIRHSIDTNDEFYKAEQDYMDEITPMFQEYITDYYKALIGSKFRAELEQKWGSQLFQLAELSVKTFHPDIIEDLQQENKLATEYNKLIASAKIPFEGEERTLAQLMPFEQSPDRDMRRRASTARYQFMAEHEAEFDRIYDELVKVRTKMARKLGFSNFVELGYARMCRTDYNAEMVANFRKQVLDEIVPIATKLRERQRNRIGVDTLHFYDESLSFKTGNATPKGDPDWIIANGKKMYAELSPEMNEFFTFMIDNGLMDLVSKKGKQSGGYCTYLSEYGAPFIFSNFNGTSGDIDVLTHEAGHAFQVYESRHLKVPEYHFPTFEAAEIHSMSMEFFTWPWMNLFFEEETEKYKFDHLSSGLLFLPYGVSVDEFQHFVYANPDATPAERKAAWRDIERKYLPHRNYEGIDYLERGGFWHKQGHIFQMPFYYIDYTLAQICAFQFWKRMNEDYKAAWADYLKLCQTGGSQSFTELVAVAGLISPFEDGCVASVIGVIEQWLNEVDDTKL
- a CDS encoding antibiotic biosynthesis monooxygenase family protein, producing the protein MIVHMTTFYVKPGTANDFESSFREASAILSERPGYLKHELHKCVEVEDKYIMIVQWNSFKDHMPGFTASESYLEWSILLQPFFERPPVSEHYVGIRVK
- a CDS encoding lipid II flippase Amj family protein, whose amino-acid sequence is MPLTYTLVIVFILTLIIHASETLSYSIRFAGVRIGKLAVALSLTGIVVLVARTANLIQAPFTANFIDYANHHPEFDPLPYLRFTLVAASAGTLLAIAVFPTFVQLFTRIIARLEVAGSIPKLLAGVTIGQLKRTKSYIRRPTWSMLVSLRYKGIPKRFILLNIAVTAIYTVGVLASLYAAYLVPEFSTTASQSSGLINGMATILLTIFIDPQLGLITDKALQHPEERGRLGRIYAVLMFSRFFGTLLAQLLLVPAAYWIASIVRLIS
- a CDS encoding ChbG/HpnK family deacetylase, which codes for MLSILGYSSEDRILIIQADDLGRSAEANEAAFELLESGAATSASLITVAEHSLAAAKRAAAGQAASIGIHLTLTGGYRPRSAPDRVPTLLDHGRFLDSVSQLEKQADPYEVRHELANQIEWALKQGLQPTHLDSHQGSVLGLFTGNDFLDVVFDLCDTYNLPFLLPRNIVQQSFLTQDQRRRFEYMIHEAGERNIALINDLLPDAYGLEEAETYESYREGIVRALAELRPGITQWTLHPERLSAPASLRKHQVKREMEYRIAADPVVREALAREGITLMSWQPLQQWQHEQAAAASRRSGRGKILRFG
- the ureG gene encoding urease accessory protein UreG, giving the protein MSLIKIGVGGPVGAGKTMLVEKITRRMHGKCSMAVITNDIYTKEDAKILMRTGVLPEDRIIGVETGGCPHTAIREDASMNFAAIDELLSRHPDLEIIFVESGGDNLAATFSPELVDFSIYIIDVAQGEKIPRKGGQGMIKSDLFIINKTDLAPYVGADLKVMEADTLTFRGNKPYFFTNLKDEQGLDEVVAWIEKHALLSGLE
- a CDS encoding urease accessory protein UreF is translated as MSDISTSSLLTLLQWCDSNFPSGAFNHSFGLETYMQAGQVTGKASFKLWLEAYVLEQLVYNDLLACRLAYEALEANALEEIWRLDRLMTIQCIPRETREGMRRIGERMVKLATELYDSPALAQYSKRLNAKESFGHPAIAFAMMAFHVGVEKGTAVLSCLYSSVSGMVQNGVRAIPLGQTDGQKLLRELQPLLEEAAHQVQMLTIDDLGVIAPGLECSQMRHEQLHIRLFMS
- the tsaA gene encoding tRNA (N6-threonylcarbamoyladenosine(37)-N6)-methyltransferase TrmO, yielding MKIEPIGTVHSAVKEGVDENWGQVVSEIHLLPEYADGLIGLREFSHILVVYYMDRSTFDAAGDLVRRPQGRSNMPDIGIFAQRAKHRPNPIGITCAKLVDIEGAVIRVQGLDAIDHTPVLDVKPHFPVFDSPANPQVPAWVNKLMAKYF
- a CDS encoding SDR family NAD(P)-dependent oxidoreductase, whose product is MRNYIIFGASKGLGDAFVKGVPERGDQVWIVSRSRPDSMDLVDGVQRHWISADLSQPDASRIVAEALRGETIDILIYNVGIWEKEGFEDHYSFDRDEPADIANIIQVNITSTIICIQALLPHLRRSQAGKIIVIGSTAGLDHTNNPQVSFVASKFGLRGITHALREHVRKDGIAVTCINPGELATEIPYEEGVEKAIAEYDGTRIPVQDIVALVKCIVSLSKVACIKEIHVPAMTDLNA
- a CDS encoding glycosyl hydrolase family 8 encodes the protein MQTRLRRPGSALKRTMALLVACCMMLPVQLWGTAAAGAKSEVQKAGGPQRPFPQHAAYASGTIKPNHVSQAAMDKEVGLLYDEWKKKYLKQNKYAADQYYVWYNDGGWNGEAITVSEAHGYGMMITALMAGHDPDAKKLFDGMYRYFRAHPSEINKDLMAWQQSDTNGAIIDSNGANSATDGDMDIAYALLLADKQWGSNGAINYLAEGKKIINAIMKSEVHPTEYHLQLGDWVQAYDSDPDYKRATRPSDFMLQHMKEFQAATGDARWGKVVDNTYGIIQQVYKNFSPKTGLLPDFLYKDETDGQFKPVSYRKWNTDDGYFLESELDGEYNYNSCRTPWRIATDYMVTGDKRATAQLSALNAFIRSNHDTPGSIWSGYKLDGSERLSEWNGGLDFTAPFMVSAMIDASNQQWLNDLWDYHTDAANPTAQEWKYYYGNTIRLLSMIVVSGNWWSPSATAAGAAAS
- the ureE gene encoding urease accessory protein UreE gives rise to the protein MIIEQIAGRLAELSPEERGGRHMEKVFMASEDMLKTIQRVTTDHGNEIGIRLAQRTELKDGDILYMDDKNMIVIEVMPDDVLVIQPRSIREMGEIAHKLGNRHLPAQFEGDAMVVQYDYLVEDQLTQDGIPFARENKKMKQAFRHVGHKH
- a CDS encoding urease accessory protein UreD: MASWTGQLELKIEHRGDRSAASRQYHQGAYKIARPIYPDRSGQVHYYVMNPGGGYVGGDRYRMELELGEGASSLMTTQSSTKIYRTPKEPVFQLTRIALEAGSYLEWLPDSVIAYRDSRYRQQTDIRMHSSAALILGEIVTPGWSPDGEHFSYDEITLKTMIEMDGVPVLFDHLRLRPGEQPIHGLGRMDGHTHIGSLYVVGPLATRAFIEELAEKLDLNRMEGCIGLSELIIPGFGVRMLGNSTQAIETLFGRIANAVRESWFGWGPISLRKY